Proteins from a genomic interval of Puniceicoccaceae bacterium:
- a CDS encoding YifB family Mg chelatase-like AAA ATPase — translation MLAETQSAALAGIEALPVQVEVNTDLEGEPRQLVVGLPDASVRESQERVHSAIVNSGFRAPYTRTAINLAPGDLRKEGPSFDLPIAIGLLAATGQIRDAIPDDLLIAGELSLSGETRAIKGGLPMALMAKRRGYRGLLLPLKSAQEAALVEGVAVYPLGSLAETARFLNGELSLQPLPTADSLVRAREESAHGLDFSEIKGQTAAKRAIEIAVAGSHNLLMIGPPGSGKSMIAKRIPSIMPEPSMDEYLEILSIHSSAGISLQEGTLRLERPFRTPHHTISDVGLLGGGSIPGPGEISLAHHGVLFLDELPEFRRSTLEVLRQPLEDGQVSISRSRGKLTLPCSFMLVAAMNPTPCGGDSRSGQVVRSTPAQIQRYRSKISGPLLDRIDIHIEVPALTLKELRTTREGESSASIRERILQAREIQQHRFAQTRLYANAHMGQRQIKKFCQIREQDGLMLEHAMEELNLSARAYDRILRVARTIADLAASPSIENNHLMEAIQYRSLDRSVFQ, via the coding sequence ATGTTAGCTGAAACTCAATCCGCCGCACTCGCTGGCATTGAAGCACTGCCTGTACAGGTCGAGGTCAATACCGACCTTGAAGGTGAACCCCGCCAACTTGTGGTGGGGCTGCCCGATGCCAGTGTTCGCGAATCCCAGGAACGCGTGCACTCCGCCATCGTTAACAGTGGCTTCCGCGCCCCTTACACCCGCACCGCGATCAATCTCGCCCCCGGCGATCTGCGCAAGGAGGGCCCATCCTTTGACCTGCCCATCGCAATAGGTCTGTTGGCTGCTACCGGTCAGATCCGCGATGCAATACCCGATGATTTGCTGATCGCAGGAGAACTCAGCCTCTCTGGGGAAACCCGCGCCATCAAGGGAGGGCTGCCCATGGCGCTGATGGCAAAACGGCGAGGCTACCGTGGGCTGTTGCTCCCGCTCAAGTCGGCGCAGGAGGCCGCACTGGTCGAGGGAGTTGCCGTCTACCCACTTGGCAGTTTGGCGGAAACCGCACGCTTTTTAAACGGGGAACTATCCCTGCAACCCCTTCCAACAGCCGACAGTCTCGTGAGGGCACGCGAAGAATCTGCCCATGGACTCGATTTTTCCGAAATCAAAGGTCAAACCGCCGCAAAGCGCGCGATCGAGATCGCTGTGGCAGGTTCGCACAACCTGCTGATGATTGGACCACCCGGTTCGGGCAAGTCCATGATCGCCAAGCGCATCCCCTCCATCATGCCGGAACCGAGCATGGATGAGTATTTGGAGATTCTCAGCATTCATTCCAGCGCTGGTATTTCCCTGCAAGAGGGAACCCTGCGATTGGAACGACCGTTTCGCACACCTCACCACACCATCAGTGATGTCGGTCTGCTCGGAGGAGGCAGTATCCCCGGACCTGGTGAAATTTCACTGGCACACCATGGTGTTCTGTTCCTGGACGAACTTCCAGAGTTCCGGCGCTCCACCCTGGAGGTGCTGCGCCAGCCACTCGAAGATGGGCAAGTCAGTATCTCGCGCAGCCGGGGAAAACTCACCCTGCCCTGCTCCTTCATGCTGGTTGCTGCCATGAATCCGACTCCCTGCGGGGGAGACAGCCGCTCCGGACAGGTCGTCCGCTCCACCCCTGCCCAGATCCAGCGCTACCGCTCCAAAATCAGCGGACCGCTGCTCGACCGGATCGATATCCACATCGAGGTACCCGCACTCACCCTCAAGGAGCTGCGCACCACTCGCGAGGGCGAAAGTTCCGCCTCCATCCGGGAACGCATCCTTCAGGCAAGGGAAATACAGCAACACCGCTTTGCACAGACCCGCCTTTACGCCAACGCTCACATGGGACAGCGACAAATCAAAAAATTCTGCCAGATCCGGGAGCAGGACGGTCTGATGCTCGAACACGCCATGGAAGAACTCAACCTCTCCGCACGCGCCTACGACCGCATCCTTCGCGTTGCCCGTACCATAGCCGATCTCGCCGCATCACCATCCATTGAAAACAACCATCTGATGGAAGCCATTCAGTACCGCAGCCTTGATCGATCCGTCTTCCAGTGA
- a CDS encoding transposase, translating to MRSKKRPRAVIRGMDAVYHLVSRTSCGQFLFGDEEKEVFVRMMRKQAEFCGVDVLAYCMMSNHFHILAKVRHEPNLSDAALLERHRALYGGDRAGGRAIDPEKLESLFRSGGEEAEQWREKLKERMGDVSVFMRELKQRFGIWYNHRHQNRGSIWADRFKSLIVEPSREAMSKVAAYIDLNPVRAELVDDPASYRFCSYGAAMGGQLEARRGYAVIYFGRAWRSFIRSYRIYLYGKGFQSKGERGKDYGRISEEKIEQVLANGGKLEMAEVLRCRVRYFSDGMALGSSGFLKKLHVRHQDWFSEKRKARFAVLKGADWGDLRVVRNLIVKPLG from the coding sequence ATGAGAAGCAAAAAACGACCAAGGGCGGTGATTCGGGGGATGGATGCGGTGTATCATCTGGTGAGTCGGACCAGTTGTGGTCAATTTCTGTTTGGGGATGAAGAGAAGGAAGTGTTTGTGCGAATGATGCGCAAGCAGGCGGAGTTTTGTGGAGTGGATGTATTAGCTTACTGCATGATGAGCAATCACTTCCATATCCTGGCGAAAGTGAGGCATGAGCCAAATTTATCGGATGCAGCACTTTTGGAACGACATCGTGCATTGTATGGAGGAGATCGTGCAGGAGGGAGGGCGATTGATCCCGAAAAGCTCGAATCCCTGTTTCGCTCTGGTGGAGAGGAAGCTGAGCAGTGGCGGGAAAAACTGAAAGAGCGGATGGGAGATGTGTCGGTATTCATGCGGGAACTAAAGCAACGGTTTGGAATTTGGTATAACCATCGACACCAGAATCGAGGAAGTATCTGGGCGGACCGGTTCAAGAGCTTGATTGTGGAACCCAGTCGGGAAGCAATGAGCAAGGTGGCAGCTTACATTGACTTGAATCCTGTGCGTGCAGAGTTGGTGGATGACCCTGCATCATATCGTTTCTGCAGCTACGGTGCAGCGATGGGAGGGCAGTTGGAAGCTCGCAGGGGCTATGCGGTCATTTACTTTGGAAGAGCTTGGAGGTCATTTATTCGCTCCTATCGTATCTATTTGTATGGCAAAGGTTTCCAGAGTAAGGGGGAGAGGGGTAAGGACTATGGTCGGATCAGCGAAGAGAAGATTGAGCAGGTGTTGGCAAACGGGGGTAAGTTGGAGATGGCGGAGGTGCTCAGGTGCAGAGTAAGGTATTTCAGTGATGGAATGGCTCTAGGAAGTTCCGGATTTCTGAAGAAACTTCATGTTCGACATCAGGATTGGTTTTCCGAGAAGCGGAAAGCCCGATTTGCCGTGTTGAAAGGTGCGGATTGGGGGGACTTGCGAGTGGTTCGAAATCTGATAGTGAAACCGCTGGGGTGA
- a CDS encoding O-antigen ligase family protein: MSQTESKRAAPHRRQRKRSRYPYTRKEKWIVGWACAQLSLALWMLALTPLWAQWLMMGMSFIGLTFSLLPQFYAPESQRDPRLHSRPSLDRLLRYPVFWMGALLLSYMLVQAVNPAYGYESDADYWRAFPIPSISWLPSGVDSPFAKMNAQRLALIVAGAWAMQCYLKVGIVRRPSFLFLLWWITLNFVAMGVLAIAQKQTDAMDVYWSLSISPNFWGPIPYNHRAGCLLIMGMVCAMALYFLHLKAMRMELRHSGPHLVVLIAIVFIFGLLWSTQSEATVILGSLLMAVFLLLTLIPSLRDGSTLMHKVILSVTMILLGVMAVFYTLRLPDRNLTIEQLGNLREEIQNIDSSARAIATRITLQMVAERPFLGWGAGSWRYVFAYYQLEHPEIQYLDATQTVPAVWDDAHNDWVQYLSELGIAGMVLLLGLLLWPLIESIIFIRSLHLTQVMLALGLIAVFTHAFLELLLQNQAVLSYVAFLSFLINRLNVEQVRVKH; encoded by the coding sequence ATGTCGCAGACGGAGTCGAAACGTGCCGCGCCGCACAGGCGGCAGCGCAAGCGATCCCGCTACCCTTATACCCGCAAGGAAAAATGGATCGTGGGGTGGGCGTGTGCACAGCTTTCGCTGGCGCTGTGGATGCTCGCGCTCACACCACTGTGGGCACAATGGCTGATGATGGGAATGTCATTTATCGGTCTGACCTTCAGTCTGCTGCCGCAGTTTTATGCTCCGGAATCCCAGAGGGACCCGCGCTTACATTCTCGGCCCTCCCTCGACCGACTTCTGCGCTACCCGGTATTCTGGATGGGGGCACTGCTGCTTAGCTACATGCTGGTGCAGGCGGTGAATCCAGCCTATGGCTACGAATCAGATGCGGACTATTGGCGTGCGTTTCCAATCCCCTCGATCTCCTGGCTACCGAGCGGCGTGGACAGTCCCTTTGCCAAAATGAATGCTCAGCGACTGGCACTCATCGTTGCTGGTGCCTGGGCAATGCAGTGCTACTTGAAAGTGGGTATCGTTCGTCGACCCTCCTTTCTGTTTCTGCTTTGGTGGATCACGCTCAACTTTGTCGCGATGGGCGTGTTGGCGATTGCACAAAAGCAGACCGATGCCATGGATGTGTACTGGAGCCTTTCAATCAGTCCTAACTTTTGGGGTCCGATTCCCTACAACCATCGAGCGGGATGCCTGCTCATCATGGGCATGGTTTGTGCGATGGCACTGTACTTTCTTCACCTCAAAGCCATGCGCATGGAATTGCGCCACTCCGGTCCGCACTTGGTTGTATTGATTGCGATCGTTTTCATTTTTGGACTCTTGTGGTCCACTCAATCCGAGGCCACCGTCATTTTGGGATCCTTACTGATGGCAGTATTCCTGCTACTGACCCTGATTCCCAGCCTGCGGGACGGTTCCACGCTCATGCACAAGGTCATCCTGTCAGTTACGATGATACTGCTCGGTGTGATGGCGGTGTTCTACACCCTTCGCTTGCCCGACCGCAACCTCACCATCGAGCAACTCGGCAACTTGCGCGAGGAGATCCAGAACATCGACTCAAGCGCACGCGCTATCGCCACACGCATTACCTTGCAGATGGTCGCGGAACGTCCATTCCTTGGGTGGGGAGCAGGCAGCTGGCGCTATGTGTTTGCCTACTACCAACTGGAACACCCGGAAATCCAGTATCTCGACGCCACCCAGACGGTGCCCGCGGTGTGGGATGATGCACACAATGACTGGGTACAGTATCTATCAGAACTGGGTATTGCAGGCATGGTGCTGTTGCTGGGTCTGCTGCTTTGGCCGCTGATTGAATCCATCATTTTCATCCGCTCACTCCACCTGACCCAAGTGATGCTGGCCCTGGGTTTAATTGCGGTATTTACCCATGCCTTTCTTGAACTATTGCTGCAAAATCAGGCGGTTCTCAGCTACGTAGCTTTTCTGAGCTTTCTGATCAACCGACTGAATGTTGAGCAGGTTCGTGTCAAACACTAA
- a CDS encoding response regulator: MSKKLLTIDDSKAVRMIVKKAFKDFDLEIPEATNGVEGLAAASKEAPDLILLDITMPVMDGIEMLTKLKADANLRHIPVIMLTAEAGKETVLKIAKIGIRDYIVKPFSEDTLIEKVGRVIDLRPISEQQEVRKKLTDPLNILLVEDKPAIEEQFKTGFSNPAWTVNCVSSTGEAIDAAQESKQDIIIISLSLPRDQGIELFRILRSNPRNKYTPIFALVVKTDLHEQTRAQDTGFTNIITKPIDFHEVETKIANAANLDTSEKYFVIEKDYLKVMLPANPTTHAINEVNGFLIDKISKAVDAGLKKVVFDVHDLEVLNMNVIKLLLDAMKNCMELTLKYYIIGNDKISQECRAFEESKGWKIHSSIDEALASG, encoded by the coding sequence ATGAGCAAGAAACTCCTTACCATCGATGACTCGAAGGCCGTACGAATGATTGTGAAAAAGGCCTTCAAGGACTTTGATCTTGAAATTCCTGAAGCTACAAACGGGGTAGAAGGACTCGCAGCGGCGAGCAAAGAAGCCCCGGATCTGATCCTTCTCGACATCACGATGCCCGTGATGGACGGAATCGAGATGCTCACCAAGCTGAAAGCGGATGCAAATCTACGTCACATTCCGGTGATCATGCTGACTGCAGAGGCTGGCAAGGAAACGGTGTTGAAGATTGCTAAGATCGGTATTCGGGACTACATCGTCAAACCGTTCAGCGAAGACACACTGATTGAAAAGGTTGGGCGTGTGATCGACCTGCGTCCGATTTCCGAGCAACAGGAGGTGCGCAAAAAGTTGACCGACCCGCTCAATATTCTTCTGGTTGAAGACAAACCTGCGATTGAAGAGCAATTCAAGACGGGCTTTTCGAATCCCGCCTGGACGGTTAACTGTGTATCGTCAACAGGGGAGGCCATTGATGCAGCTCAGGAGAGCAAGCAGGATATCATCATCATCAGTCTCTCGCTGCCGCGTGATCAGGGAATCGAGCTGTTTCGCATTCTTCGTTCCAATCCTCGAAACAAATACACTCCCATTTTTGCACTGGTGGTGAAAACAGACTTGCACGAGCAGACACGAGCGCAGGATACCGGTTTTACGAACATCATCACCAAACCGATTGATTTTCACGAGGTCGAAACCAAGATCGCCAATGCTGCAAACTTGGATACCTCTGAGAAATACTTTGTGATCGAAAAGGACTACCTGAAGGTCATGTTGCCAGCGAATCCGACCACTCACGCCATCAACGAGGTCAATGGGTTCCTGATCGATAAAATCTCAAAAGCAGTGGATGCCGGACTCAAGAAGGTGGTTTTTGATGTGCACGACCTCGAGGTGCTCAACATGAACGTGATCAAACTCCTGCTCGATGCCATGAAAAACTGCATGGAGCTGACCCTCAAATACTACATCATCGGGAACGACAAAATTTCTCAGGAGTGTCGTGCATTTGAGGAGTCCAAGGGTTGGAAGATCCATTCCAGTATTGACGAGGCACTTGCTTCGGGTTGA
- a CDS encoding chemotaxis protein CheX, translated as MSKLIDIPEEELVGMMMSSVQDVFKTMLSLQVDLDKHESSVPSEEHCTPAFSTTSEMIAANVGFSGKIYGMVYLCMDVSLARSLTMQMLGMDDVDADDHETINDALGELANMTVGGFKNQLSHKGYSCQLTIPSILRGTAFTVESTSQAQRETFYFDTEGQRFVADLFIRKGDE; from the coding sequence ATGTCAAAGTTAATAGATATTCCAGAAGAAGAACTCGTCGGAATGATGATGTCCTCGGTTCAGGACGTTTTCAAAACGATGCTGAGTCTTCAGGTCGACCTCGATAAACATGAGTCCTCCGTGCCTTCGGAAGAGCATTGTACTCCGGCATTCAGCACCACATCGGAGATGATTGCAGCGAATGTGGGATTCAGCGGAAAAATTTACGGAATGGTTTACCTTTGCATGGATGTGAGTCTCGCACGTTCACTCACCATGCAGATGTTGGGCATGGACGATGTGGATGCCGACGACCATGAGACGATCAATGACGCCCTCGGAGAACTTGCGAACATGACCGTGGGCGGGTTTAAGAACCAATTGAGCCATAAGGGCTACAGCTGCCAGCTGACGATCCCTTCCATTCTGCGTGGAACCGCATTTACGGTGGAGTCGACTTCACAGGCTCAGCGGGAAACTTTCTATTTTGACACCGAAGGACAGCGCTTTGTCGCCGATCTTTTCATCCGAAAGGGTGACGAATAA
- a CDS encoding sigma-54 dependent transcriptional regulator — protein sequence MAFDKIIVVDDEMIIRKTLEQQLRNKRYIVASASSIAECEAYLAKDQFDLILLDVRLPDGDGTELLERIAEDPDKPMVVMMTGYGSVESAVKCMRLGAFDYIIKPFSADQIEVTLKKAESYSQLVKVSRYLNTEASAKSEIIGESPKMKELKNVIRKVAATEATVLIMGENGTGKEMVANDIHRLSSLSANPFIRVNCAAISENLIESEFFGHEKGSFTGATQRREGRFELANNGTILLDEISEISPQLQAKLLRVLQEKQFERVGGNKTIQVNVRVLATTNRDLIKEVKEGRFRQDLFYRLNVFPIHVPALRERKDDIMLLAERFLHTFSRKHGHRVKGYSKTAEQALVSHDWPGNVRELQNTVERAVILSDSNSYITPSNLGLIRMSEPVPSVQGNGSVADVAVLEGESSGMDDYSMDGQEAGSVVTLEDLERNHILRVLDLTQGNRTHAAEMLNISIRTLRNKINQYRIEGIEVPDPGVK from the coding sequence ATGGCATTTGACAAAATTATCGTGGTTGATGACGAAATGATCATCAGAAAGACGCTCGAACAGCAACTGCGAAACAAGCGTTACATTGTGGCGAGTGCCTCCTCCATTGCGGAGTGCGAAGCCTATCTTGCGAAGGATCAATTTGATCTGATTCTGTTGGATGTGCGATTGCCGGATGGAGATGGCACCGAACTGCTGGAGCGGATTGCTGAGGATCCGGACAAACCCATGGTGGTGATGATGACTGGTTATGGTTCTGTGGAATCCGCAGTGAAGTGCATGCGTTTGGGCGCATTTGACTACATCATCAAACCCTTTTCCGCAGACCAGATAGAAGTGACTCTGAAGAAGGCGGAGTCCTATTCACAGCTGGTGAAGGTCAGTCGCTACCTGAATACAGAGGCGAGCGCCAAGAGTGAAATCATCGGAGAGTCCCCCAAGATGAAGGAACTCAAGAACGTGATTCGCAAGGTTGCAGCAACAGAGGCAACGGTACTGATCATGGGAGAGAATGGTACTGGCAAGGAAATGGTTGCCAATGACATCCATCGTCTCAGTTCCTTATCGGCCAATCCTTTTATTCGTGTGAACTGTGCTGCGATTTCGGAAAACCTGATCGAAAGCGAGTTTTTTGGGCATGAAAAGGGCTCGTTTACGGGTGCGACACAGCGTCGGGAGGGACGCTTCGAACTGGCCAATAATGGAACCATTCTGCTCGATGAAATCAGTGAAATCTCACCGCAGTTGCAGGCCAAACTCCTGCGGGTCCTGCAGGAAAAACAGTTTGAGCGCGTGGGTGGCAACAAGACGATACAGGTGAACGTAAGGGTGCTTGCGACGACCAACCGGGACTTGATCAAGGAAGTCAAGGAAGGCCGGTTTCGGCAGGATCTGTTCTACCGTTTGAATGTATTTCCCATTCATGTTCCGGCACTTAGGGAACGCAAGGACGACATCATGCTGTTGGCTGAGCGCTTTCTTCATACATTTTCGAGAAAACATGGGCATCGGGTTAAAGGATACTCAAAAACTGCCGAACAAGCATTAGTGAGCCACGATTGGCCCGGAAATGTCCGTGAACTTCAAAATACCGTAGAGAGAGCCGTGATCCTGAGCGACAGCAACAGTTACATCACTCCATCCAACTTGGGGTTGATCCGCATGTCCGAACCCGTGCCTTCGGTGCAGGGGAACGGAAGTGTAGCTGATGTAGCCGTTCTGGAGGGTGAATCGAGCGGAATGGACGACTATTCAATGGATGGACAGGAAGCGGGTAGTGTGGTGACTCTCGAGGACTTGGAGCGAAATCACATCCTTCGCGTCCTCGACCTGACCCAAGGTAATCGCACGCATGCCGCCGAAATGCTCAATATCAGTATTCGAACCCTTCGAAATAAGATTAACCAGTATCGAATCGAAGGGATAGAGGTTCCCGATCCAGGCGTGAAGTAA
- a CDS encoding AMP-binding protein — protein sequence MSMWTDASIIDWLKANELHQALNAYESGLRHLTRGQSESSTEPCHVWIHSPNPELWIGGALASLRWGATTWFVPPNWKSGSLAQLARTVSPDWVVGGSGWERMAMTGNRLREVGLGDLSLTQRLLIPTGGSSGRTKFAIHSQETVQAAVQAVAQHFFGRPTEAGDFHYVHGLPLWHVSGWMQVMRSLCSGASYGVEASARSRWMRQPKGKWLSLVSTQLRRMLHEDEGLEQLRAADFVILGGGPCPVDLMRCCLDAGIHPWLTYGMTETLGMIAANAICREGDWDRGASVFSGTKVRIDTGDHSGTDSEELAQGEILLQSQSLCDGYVRIDEQGVLQLERMCSSGWGTRDLGSVTRDGKLYVRGRMDDLIITGGEKVNPREVEQVLRSVPGVADCLVAGVPDLEWGQRVVCALVPMPDNEMRELSVLRRALEQRLEAYKIPKTWKWVNALPYDAKGKIPASCLKELLSEVIANC from the coding sequence ATGAGCATGTGGACGGATGCATCCATCATCGACTGGTTGAAAGCAAATGAACTTCATCAGGCGTTGAATGCCTACGAGTCGGGACTACGCCATTTGACCCGTGGTCAATCCGAGTCCTCGACAGAACCCTGCCATGTCTGGATTCATTCGCCAAATCCCGAGCTGTGGATTGGAGGTGCACTTGCAAGTTTGCGATGGGGTGCGACCACGTGGTTTGTTCCACCCAACTGGAAATCCGGGTCACTTGCACAACTGGCCCGCACCGTCAGCCCGGACTGGGTGGTTGGTGGGAGCGGGTGGGAACGCATGGCGATGACCGGAAATCGACTCAGGGAAGTGGGGTTGGGTGATTTGAGTTTGACGCAACGGCTATTGATTCCGACAGGCGGGAGTTCGGGTCGCACCAAGTTTGCGATTCACTCACAGGAAACAGTGCAGGCGGCAGTGCAGGCGGTAGCACAACATTTTTTCGGCAGACCAACTGAAGCTGGGGATTTTCACTACGTGCACGGATTGCCACTCTGGCATGTCAGTGGGTGGATGCAGGTGATGCGTTCCCTATGCTCTGGCGCAAGTTATGGAGTGGAGGCATCGGCCCGAAGCAGGTGGATGCGTCAACCCAAAGGAAAATGGCTGTCACTGGTTTCCACTCAGTTGCGCCGTATGCTGCACGAGGACGAGGGCCTTGAGCAACTGCGCGCAGCTGATTTTGTGATCCTTGGCGGTGGACCCTGCCCGGTGGACCTGATGCGCTGTTGTCTCGATGCCGGGATTCATCCTTGGCTGACTTATGGCATGACCGAAACGCTGGGCATGATCGCGGCCAATGCAATCTGTCGGGAAGGGGATTGGGACAGGGGTGCGAGTGTGTTTTCGGGAACCAAAGTGCGCATCGACACGGGGGATCATTCGGGAACGGATTCGGAGGAACTGGCGCAAGGGGAAATCCTGCTACAGTCGCAGAGCTTGTGCGACGGGTATGTCCGAATCGACGAACAGGGAGTGCTTCAACTCGAACGCATGTGCAGCTCAGGTTGGGGTACCCGTGATCTTGGAAGCGTGACGCGGGATGGAAAATTGTACGTCAGGGGTCGCATGGACGATCTCATCATCACTGGTGGTGAAAAGGTCAATCCGAGGGAGGTCGAGCAGGTGCTGCGATCCGTTCCGGGCGTGGCGGATTGCCTGGTTGCCGGAGTCCCGGATTTGGAGTGGGGGCAGCGGGTTGTCTGTGCATTGGTGCCGATGCCTGATAATGAGATGCGTGAGCTATCGGTATTACGGCGAGCGTTGGAGCAGCGGCTTGAGGCATACAAGATTCCCAAAACATGGAAGTGGGTGAATGCCCTTCCCTATGATGCAAAGGGAAAGATTCCCGCTTCCTGCTTGAAGGAACTCCTGTCAGAAGTGATTGCAAATTGCTGA
- the menC gene encoding o-succinylbenzoate synthase: MRYRLQFRPYRRKLNRAIRLGAYPAEVRSGILIRFDDDQGHVGYGEVAPLESFGSESVHRAELLLKGFCGVIRDDGIDSLDPQEYPCLRYALECARGSMRTSTQGKGFQGKVISAALLQSDELESIPAAGESQVWKLKIGAPEAEMMQEIEQVCKLAKAAQQHGWRLRLDANERLKPDTAMRWVEALDVYKDVIEFLEQPLDRWIFEDLRTLAQQSPIPVALDESLSILPGLGLQSEDLNNFHFVAKPSLGDLRWIREMQIPMARVVISSVFETAIGFSSLLELAPFERVPGLQTQNVFEDELSYPHRGNVYVPGQVSASEVWERLA, translated from the coding sequence ATGCGCTACCGTTTGCAGTTTCGCCCTTACCGCCGGAAGTTGAATCGTGCGATTCGATTGGGTGCCTACCCTGCGGAGGTGCGTTCGGGCATCTTGATTCGATTCGACGACGATCAAGGCCATGTCGGATATGGGGAAGTTGCTCCTCTCGAATCGTTTGGTTCGGAATCGGTTCATCGGGCGGAATTGCTTCTGAAAGGATTTTGTGGAGTGATCCGGGACGACGGCATCGACAGTTTGGATCCTCAGGAATATCCGTGCCTGCGATACGCGCTCGAATGTGCCCGAGGCTCGATGCGAACATCAACTCAAGGTAAGGGATTTCAGGGCAAGGTGATCAGTGCGGCACTCTTGCAGTCGGATGAATTGGAATCGATCCCTGCAGCTGGGGAGTCTCAGGTTTGGAAACTGAAGATTGGTGCACCTGAAGCGGAGATGATGCAGGAAATAGAGCAAGTGTGTAAACTGGCAAAAGCCGCGCAGCAGCACGGGTGGCGGTTGCGGCTCGATGCAAACGAGCGATTGAAACCGGATACGGCCATGCGTTGGGTGGAAGCGCTGGACGTCTACAAGGATGTGATCGAGTTTCTGGAACAGCCCCTGGATCGCTGGATTTTTGAGGATCTGCGAACGCTTGCGCAACAGTCACCGATCCCTGTCGCGCTCGATGAATCTCTCTCCATCCTGCCGGGCCTGGGTCTGCAATCGGAGGATTTGAATAACTTTCATTTTGTCGCAAAACCCAGCTTGGGAGATTTGCGTTGGATACGGGAGATGCAGATCCCGATGGCACGCGTCGTCATCTCGTCTGTTTTTGAGACGGCCATCGGGTTTTCGAGTTTGCTGGAATTGGCTCCGTTTGAGCGGGTGCCGGGTTTGCAGACTCAGAATGTATTTGAAGATGAACTCAGTTATCCACATCGGGGCAACGTGTATGTGCCTGGGCAGGTGAGTGCATCGGAAGTGTGGGAGCGATTGGCATGA
- a CDS encoding response regulator transcription factor, translated as MSKGKKILVIDDEPDVTDLLEYKLKSEGFSVRTSNNPALILGEVKDFLPDLIVLDIMMPELDGLQVCRMIRSNASLERIPIIFLTAKGEMEDRVEGLEAGADDYLSKPFNTRELVLRIHSIFKRIGDGDERKSSTLSVGGITIDIERHRVTIRGEDLTLTATEFRLLHLLMSRIGKVLSRDELLSHVWNYSADVETRTVDTHIRRLREKLGSEGDIIKTVRGVGYKIVDVS; from the coding sequence GTGAGCAAAGGTAAAAAAATCCTGGTAATCGACGACGAACCCGATGTAACCGATTTGCTGGAATACAAACTCAAGAGTGAAGGTTTCAGCGTCCGCACTTCCAATAACCCAGCCCTGATCCTCGGCGAGGTGAAGGACTTTCTTCCCGATTTGATCGTTCTCGACATCATGATGCCCGAACTCGATGGGCTTCAAGTGTGTCGCATGATTCGCTCCAATGCATCATTGGAACGCATCCCCATTATTTTTCTGACCGCCAAGGGGGAAATGGAAGATCGCGTGGAGGGCCTGGAAGCAGGTGCCGATGACTACCTCAGTAAACCCTTCAACACGAGGGAACTGGTCCTGCGGATCCACTCCATTTTCAAGCGCATCGGCGACGGGGATGAACGAAAATCCTCCACCTTGTCGGTCGGCGGCATCACCATCGATATCGAGCGACACCGTGTTACGATCCGAGGTGAAGACCTCACCCTGACTGCAACCGAATTTCGCCTGCTACACCTGTTGATGAGTCGCATCGGCAAAGTACTCAGCCGGGACGAGCTGCTCTCCCATGTCTGGAACTACAGTGCTGACGTTGAAACGCGAACCGTGGATACGCACATCCGTCGACTGCGTGAGAAACTCGGAAGCGAAGGGGACATCATCAAAACCGTCAGAGGAGTTGGTTACAAGATTGTCGATGTGTCCTGA